The following are encoded together in the Rhizobium tumorigenes genome:
- a CDS encoding glutamine synthetase family protein — protein sequence MPSKKSLLKPAKPVSKSKSVPPSLRSARGVSDWKEAVQWLRVRGIEDIECITPDLAGVPRGKMMPASKFTSNTSLALPSAIYRHTISGEYPEETESFRYEPRDSDLKLVPDLSTLSVVPWESDPTAQVICDIVDSDGQQVSYTPRNLLKRVMALYQARGWKAVVAPEIEFYLVAKNDDPDYPLHPPKGRSGRTILAGQGYSIAGINEFDELIDDIYHFSEKQGLEIDTLIHEEGPAQLEINLRHGDPIELADQVFMFKRTIREAALKHNIYATFMAKPMQAQPGSAMHIHQSIVNIETGRNVFSNEDGSPSKAFFHFIGGMQKYVPSALSMLAPYVNSYRRLMPNMSCPVNNAWGYDNRTTAFRVPVSDPQARRVENRLPSSDANPYLALAASLASGLLGITREIEPTAPTEDSANEGSIDLPRGLLEAIALLEGEPAFEEVFGREFIGLYAGVKRGEFETFMQVISPWEREFLLLNV from the coding sequence ATGCCATCCAAAAAGAGCCTGCTTAAACCCGCCAAGCCCGTATCCAAATCGAAGAGCGTTCCGCCGAGCCTGCGGTCGGCTCGAGGCGTGTCCGATTGGAAGGAAGCGGTCCAATGGCTGAGGGTGCGGGGCATCGAGGATATCGAATGCATCACCCCAGACCTTGCCGGCGTGCCGCGCGGCAAGATGATGCCGGCATCGAAGTTCACCTCCAACACCTCGCTGGCCCTGCCCTCGGCGATCTACCGCCACACGATCTCGGGCGAGTATCCCGAGGAGACCGAGAGCTTTCGCTACGAGCCGCGCGACAGCGACCTCAAGCTGGTGCCGGACTTGTCGACGCTTTCTGTCGTGCCGTGGGAAAGCGACCCGACGGCGCAGGTCATTTGCGACATCGTCGACTCCGACGGCCAGCAGGTGTCCTATACGCCGCGCAACCTGTTGAAGCGGGTGATGGCGCTCTACCAGGCGCGTGGCTGGAAAGCGGTGGTGGCGCCCGAAATCGAGTTCTATCTCGTCGCCAAGAACGACGACCCCGACTATCCGCTGCATCCGCCAAAGGGCCGGTCCGGACGGACGATCCTTGCCGGCCAGGGATATTCGATCGCCGGCATCAACGAATTCGACGAGTTGATCGACGATATCTACCACTTCTCCGAAAAGCAGGGCCTCGAGATCGACACGCTGATCCACGAGGAAGGTCCGGCGCAGCTGGAAATCAACCTTCGTCACGGCGACCCGATCGAACTCGCCGACCAGGTCTTCATGTTCAAGCGGACCATCCGCGAGGCGGCGCTGAAACACAATATCTACGCCACCTTCATGGCCAAGCCGATGCAGGCGCAGCCGGGCTCGGCGATGCATATCCACCAGTCGATCGTCAATATCGAGACTGGCCGCAATGTGTTTTCAAACGAAGACGGCTCGCCATCGAAGGCGTTCTTCCACTTCATCGGCGGCATGCAGAAATACGTGCCAAGCGCGCTGTCGATGCTGGCGCCCTACGTCAATTCCTATCGCCGGCTGATGCCGAACATGTCCTGCCCGGTGAACAATGCCTGGGGCTACGACAACCGCACCACCGCCTTCCGGGTACCCGTCTCGGACCCGCAGGCCCGTCGCGTCGAGAACCGCCTTCCAAGTTCCGATGCCAACCCCTACCTGGCGCTCGCGGCATCGCTCGCCTCCGGCCTGCTCGGGATCACCCGCGAGATCGAACCGACGGCGCCGACCGAGGATTCGGCCAACGAGGGATCGATCGACCTGCCGCGCGGCCTGCTGGAGGCCATTGCCCTTCTGGAAGGCGAACCAGCTTTCGAGGAGGTATTCGGGCGTGAGTTCATCGGCCTCTACGCGGGCGTCAAGCGCGGCGAGTTCGAAACCTTCATGCAGGTGATCAGCCCGTGGGAACGCGAGTTCCTGCTGCTCAACGTTTAA
- the zwf gene encoding glucose-6-phosphate dehydrogenase codes for MSSQIIPVEPFDYVVFGGSGDLAERKLLPALYHRQIEGQFTEPTRIIGASRSALSDEEYRNFAKAALKEHLKKGEYKEEEVAKFLARLFYIPVDAKSDAGWDKLKKLLDDGKDRVRAFYLAVAPGIFGDISEKIRDHKLITKSTRIVVEKPIGRDLASALELNDTIGKVFKEEQIFRIDHYLGKETVQNLMALRFANALYEPLWNANHIDHVQITVAESVGLEGRAGYYDTAGALRDMVQNHIMQLVCLVAMEIPSSMDQEAVRDEKLKVLRALKPINASNVEQATVRGQYRAGASAGGPVKGYLDELEGGVSNTETFVAIKAEIGNWRWAGVPFYIRTGKRLAGRMSEIIITFKSLPHVIFDAAAGRVQQNQLIIRLQPDEGVKQSLMIKDPGPGGMRLRNVSLDMSFANAFHVRSADAYERLLMDVIRNNQTLFMRRDEVEAAWKWVDPILKGWETTGQQVQGYTSGTWGPSQSIALIERDGRTWHDEI; via the coding sequence ATGAGCAGCCAAATCATCCCCGTCGAACCCTTTGACTATGTCGTATTCGGTGGCAGTGGCGATCTTGCCGAGCGCAAGCTTTTGCCCGCCCTGTATCATCGGCAGATCGAAGGCCAGTTCACCGAGCCGACCCGCATCATCGGCGCATCCCGCAGCGCACTTTCCGATGAGGAATATCGCAACTTCGCGAAGGCCGCCCTCAAGGAACACCTGAAGAAGGGCGAGTACAAAGAGGAAGAAGTCGCAAAATTCCTCGCGCGCCTGTTCTACATTCCGGTCGACGCCAAGTCCGATGCCGGCTGGGACAAGCTGAAGAAGCTTCTCGACGACGGGAAAGACCGCGTCCGTGCTTTCTACCTGGCCGTTGCGCCTGGCATTTTCGGCGACATCTCGGAAAAGATCCGCGATCACAAGCTGATCACAAAGTCGACGCGCATCGTCGTCGAAAAGCCGATCGGCCGCGACCTGGCCTCGGCACTCGAACTCAACGACACGATCGGCAAGGTGTTCAAGGAAGAACAGATCTTCCGCATCGACCACTATCTCGGCAAGGAAACCGTCCAGAACCTGATGGCACTGCGGTTTGCCAATGCGCTCTATGAGCCGCTTTGGAACGCCAATCACATTGACCACGTGCAGATCACCGTTGCCGAATCCGTCGGCCTCGAAGGTCGTGCCGGTTACTACGACACCGCCGGCGCGCTGCGCGACATGGTGCAGAACCACATCATGCAACTCGTCTGCCTGGTTGCGATGGAAATTCCCTCGTCGATGGACCAGGAAGCGGTGCGCGACGAGAAGCTCAAGGTGCTGCGCGCCCTGAAGCCGATCAACGCCTCCAACGTCGAGCAGGCAACCGTGCGGGGCCAGTACCGTGCCGGCGCTTCGGCAGGCGGCCCAGTCAAGGGCTACCTTGACGAACTCGAGGGCGGCGTTTCCAACACCGAAACCTTTGTTGCCATAAAGGCCGAAATCGGCAACTGGCGCTGGGCCGGCGTTCCCTTCTACATCCGCACCGGCAAGCGTCTTGCCGGCCGCATGTCTGAAATCATCATCACCTTCAAGTCTTTGCCGCACGTTATCTTCGACGCCGCTGCCGGCCGCGTTCAGCAGAACCAGCTGATCATCCGCCTGCAGCCTGACGAAGGCGTCAAGCAGTCGCTGATGATCAAGGATCCGGGCCCGGGCGGCATGCGCCTGCGCAACGTTTCGCTCGACATGAGCTTTGCCAATGCGTTCCACGTCCGCAGCGCCGATGCCTACGAGCGGCTGCTGATGGACGTCATTCGCAACAACCAGACTCTGTTCATGCGCCGCGACGAAGTCGAGGCCGCTTGGAAGTGGGTGGATCCGATCCTCAAGGGCTGGGAAACCACCGGTCAGCAGGTTCAGGGCTACACATCCGGCACCTGGGGACCAAGCCAATCGATCGCGCTGATCGAGCGCGACGGACGCACCTGGCACGACGAAATCTGA
- a CDS encoding NAD(P)/FAD-dependent oxidoreductase has protein sequence MALSDTWQSPIAPGLSWYQATSGERPTYPTLDGSRNADVAIVGGGYTGLQAAYNLAKAGVDVVLIEAERFGDGASGRNGGQLGTGQRWWPEELEETLGYERSKALFALAERAKHNLLDFAKENGIDIDYMPGQMNVAHKKGYRQAYVENAEIAATRYDYPHMKFMDQAETQERLGSTRYFCGVRDVGTGHIHPLKLLIGLARVAQAAGASIFEMTKATAIRQSGGKTMIDTPSGTITARRVLIACNGYIGNLEPVTSGHVMPLRSFIGTTVPLDKFPGIIPGGEAVADSRFVVRYFRKSKDGRLLFGGREAYTADNPRDIKQHIVRQISEIYPALIDIEISHAWGGSVGITMTRQPFVREVMPGVTSIGGYSGHGVMLANYCGKLYADMVLGGSTDLDLFRSLDIPAFPGGGRFRAPLLFLALTWFALRDRF, from the coding sequence ATGGCATTATCCGATACGTGGCAAAGCCCCATCGCCCCCGGCCTGTCCTGGTACCAGGCGACCTCGGGCGAACGGCCGACCTATCCGACACTCGACGGCTCGCGCAACGCCGACGTCGCCATCGTCGGCGGCGGTTATACCGGGCTGCAGGCCGCCTATAATCTTGCCAAGGCAGGCGTCGACGTCGTGCTGATCGAGGCAGAGCGTTTTGGAGATGGCGCTTCGGGGCGCAACGGCGGCCAGCTGGGCACGGGCCAGCGCTGGTGGCCGGAAGAGCTGGAGGAGACGCTCGGCTACGAGCGCTCCAAGGCGCTGTTCGCTCTTGCTGAGCGCGCCAAGCACAACCTTCTCGATTTCGCCAAGGAAAACGGGATCGACATCGACTACATGCCGGGCCAGATGAATGTTGCCCACAAGAAGGGGTACCGACAGGCCTATGTCGAGAATGCCGAGATCGCCGCCACGCGCTACGATTATCCGCACATGAAGTTCATGGACCAGGCGGAAACGCAGGAGAGGCTCGGATCGACGCGCTATTTCTGCGGCGTGCGCGATGTCGGCACCGGCCATATCCACCCCCTGAAGCTGTTGATCGGGCTGGCCCGCGTGGCGCAGGCGGCAGGCGCCTCGATCTTCGAGATGACCAAGGCCACCGCCATCCGCCAATCCGGCGGCAAGACCATGATCGACACGCCGTCCGGGACGATAACAGCCCGCCGCGTGCTCATCGCCTGCAACGGCTATATCGGCAATCTGGAACCGGTGACCTCCGGCCATGTCATGCCGCTGCGCTCGTTCATCGGAACGACAGTGCCGCTCGACAAGTTCCCCGGCATCATCCCCGGTGGGGAAGCCGTGGCTGATTCGCGCTTTGTGGTGCGCTATTTTCGCAAGTCCAAGGACGGCAGGCTGCTGTTCGGCGGCCGCGAGGCCTATACGGCTGACAATCCGCGCGACATAAAGCAACACATCGTCCGGCAGATCTCGGAGATTTATCCGGCGTTGATAGACATCGAGATCAGCCATGCGTGGGGCGGATCGGTCGGCATCACCATGACGCGGCAACCGTTCGTGCGTGAGGTCATGCCCGGCGTCACCTCGATCGGCGGCTATTCAGGCCATGGCGTGATGCTGGCGAACTATTGCGGCAAGCTCTATGCCGACATGGTGCTTGGCGGCTCGACGGACCTCGATCTGTTCCGGTCGCTCGACATCCCCGCCTTCCCCGGCGGCGGTCGCTTCCGGGCGCCGCTTCTGTTCCTCGCACTGACATGGTTTGCGCTGCGCGACAGGTTTTGA
- the pgl gene encoding 6-phosphogluconolactonase: MTANMHAFESGAALATGLADKVAETLSAAVATRGTASIAVSGGSTPKAFFEALSSRAIDWSKVTITLVDERFVPADNPRSNHLLVKQHLLKNNAAAAKFLPLYQPAADAEKSAVIATAETRGIDDPFDIAILGMGGDGHTASFFPGGSNLAKALDPQTPRGIITMEAEGAGEPRLTFTFASLHDARLLVLHIEGESKKDVLAKAEAAGEETEMPIRAILRRAASSVEIYWAP, encoded by the coding sequence ATGACAGCAAACATGCATGCTTTTGAAAGCGGCGCGGCGCTCGCCACCGGTCTGGCGGACAAGGTTGCCGAAACTCTTTCGGCTGCCGTTGCCACGCGGGGCACGGCCAGCATCGCGGTCTCCGGCGGTTCGACGCCAAAGGCTTTTTTCGAAGCGCTGTCATCGCGCGCCATTGACTGGAGCAAGGTGACCATAACCCTGGTCGACGAGCGCTTCGTGCCCGCCGACAATCCACGTTCTAACCATCTTCTGGTCAAGCAGCACCTTCTGAAGAACAATGCGGCGGCAGCCAAATTCCTGCCGCTATACCAGCCGGCGGCCGATGCCGAAAAATCCGCCGTCATCGCGACGGCCGAGACCAGGGGCATCGACGATCCGTTCGATATCGCCATTCTCGGCATGGGCGGCGATGGTCATACGGCCTCCTTCTTTCCAGGCGGCAGCAATCTTGCCAAGGCGCTGGATCCCCAGACACCACGCGGCATAATCACCATGGAAGCCGAAGGGGCCGGCGAACCGCGCCTGACCTTCACCTTTGCCAGCCTTCACGATGCCCGCCTTCTGGTGCTGCATATCGAGGGCGAGAGCAAGAAAGACGTTCTCGCCAAGGCAGAAGCTGCCGGCGAAGAGACCGAGATGCCGATCCGCGCCATCCTGCGCCGGGCTGCCTCGTCAGTCGAAATCTATTGGGCTCCCTGA